Proteins from a genomic interval of Oceanispirochaeta crateris:
- a CDS encoding ABC transporter ATP-binding protein, which yields MSEAPILEVNDLSMVFGGLHAVDNVTLKINKGEIVALIGPNGAGKTTFFNCVTGVYVPTHGEIKITTPDGNQSVLNGLKPNIINEKGLARTFQNIRLFSNMTVLENVMIGRHQSLKSGILSSVLRTKKNRIEEQKVIEDSYEILKKIGLEMFVNEVASNLPYGAQRRLEIARAMATNPFLLLLDEPAAGMNPQETNELVFLIQKLRKEEDISILLIEHDMSLVMTLSERIYVVDYGKMIAEGSPLEIKNNKDVIKAYLGEDIDA from the coding sequence ATGAGTGAAGCCCCCATATTAGAAGTCAATGACCTGTCTATGGTATTTGGAGGACTCCATGCCGTTGATAATGTCACTCTCAAAATCAATAAAGGTGAGATTGTTGCTCTTATCGGACCAAATGGTGCAGGTAAAACCACATTTTTCAACTGCGTGACCGGTGTTTATGTCCCCACGCATGGAGAAATCAAGATTACCACTCCCGATGGAAATCAGTCTGTTCTCAATGGATTGAAACCGAATATTATTAATGAAAAAGGTCTGGCCAGAACATTTCAGAATATAAGACTGTTCAGTAATATGACAGTCCTTGAGAATGTCATGATTGGAAGACATCAATCTCTTAAATCCGGCATTCTAAGTTCGGTTCTAAGAACGAAAAAGAATCGAATAGAAGAACAAAAAGTCATTGAAGACAGCTATGAGATTTTAAAAAAAATCGGCTTGGAAATGTTTGTCAACGAAGTTGCCAGCAATCTTCCCTATGGTGCCCAAAGAAGACTTGAAATAGCACGAGCGATGGCAACAAATCCTTTTCTGTTACTCCTGGATGAGCCAGCAGCTGGTATGAATCCACAGGAAACGAATGAGCTTGTCTTCCTGATTCAGAAACTCAGAAAAGAAGAAGATATATCCATTCTTCTGATTGAACATGACATGAGTCTCGTCATGACCCTTTCTGAAAGGATCTATGTTGTGGATTATGGAAAAATGATTGCCGAAGGCTCACCTTTAGAGATTAAAAATAATAAGGATGTTATAAAAGCCTATCTGGGAGAGGATATCGATGCTTAA